The genome window CCGCTGATGGACGCGATCTCCACCCACGTGGCGCGCAAGAACGGCGTGCTGCACTGAAGCCCGCCGCCGCGCGTCGCTGTGCGACGCGTCGCGGCATCCCGCCTGCGGCCGGTCGCGGCCGCAGGCCCTCTTTTCGGAACTGTCCATGGAACGCATCGAACACCACGCCTGCTGCGGCGGCTGGCAGGACGTCTATCGCCACGACTCGGCCGTGCTCGGCTGCCCCATGCAGGTGGCCGTGTACCTGCCGCCGCAGGCCGAGCACGCCACACTGCCGGTGCTGTACTGGCTCAGCGGCCTGACCTGCACCGAGCAGAACTTCATCACCAAGGCCGGCGCGCAGCGCTATGCGGCCGAGCATGGGGTGATCCTGGTCGCGCCCGACACCAGCCCGCGCGGCGAGCACGTCGCCGACGCCGAGGGCTACGACCTGGGCAAGGGCGCCGGCTTCTACGTCAACGCCACCCAGGCGCCGTGGGCCGAGCACTACCGCATGTACGACTACGTGGTGCAGGAACTGCCGGCGCTGATCGAGGCGCAGTTCCCGCACAACGGCCGCCGCGCGATCAGCGGCCATTCGATGGGCGGCCACGGTGCGCTGGTGGTGGCGCTGAAGAATCCCGGGCGCTACCGCAGCGTGTCGGCGTTCTCGCCGATCGTCGCGCCAAGCCAGGTGCCGTGGGGCGAGAAGGCTTTCACCGCCTACCTGGGCGAGGACCGCGCGCAATGGCAGGCATACGACG of Xanthomonas sacchari contains these proteins:
- the fghA gene encoding S-formylglutathione hydrolase is translated as MERIEHHACCGGWQDVYRHDSAVLGCPMQVAVYLPPQAEHATLPVLYWLSGLTCTEQNFITKAGAQRYAAEHGVILVAPDTSPRGEHVADAEGYDLGKGAGFYVNATQAPWAEHYRMYDYVVQELPALIEAQFPHNGRRAISGHSMGGHGALVVALKNPGRYRSVSAFSPIVAPSQVPWGEKAFTAYLGEDRAQWQAYDASVLIGRASERLPLLIDQGGGDEFLDTQLRPQLLQAAAEAAGYPLTLRVQPGYDHSYYFIGSFIGEHIAFHARALQG